A genome region from Thalassotalea euphylliae includes the following:
- a CDS encoding response regulator has protein sequence MAKVLVVDDSNSIRDMVSFTLKAAGYETVEAANGQEGLTKAQSANIDLVITDVNMPIMDGITLCQELRKLPAFKFTPILMLTTESSVDMKQRGKAAGATGWLVKPFNPEKLLATIKRVIR, from the coding sequence ATGGCCAAAGTGCTAGTAGTAGATGATTCTAATTCAATTCGTGACATGGTGAGTTTTACGTTAAAAGCGGCGGGATATGAAACAGTAGAAGCAGCAAACGGTCAAGAAGGTCTGACGAAAGCGCAATCTGCAAACATTGATTTAGTGATCACTGACGTTAATATGCCGATTATGGACGGCATTACTTTATGCCAAGAATTAAGAAAATTACCTGCGTTTAAATTCACACCAATTTTAATGTTAACCACCGAAAGTTCAGTTGACATGAAACAACGTGGTAAAGCTGCGGGTGCAACTGGTTGGTTAGTTAAACCATTTAACCCTGAAAAATTATTAGCAACCATTAAACGCGTCATTCGGTAA
- a CDS encoding AI-2E family transporter, which translates to MGISDTSTGILKGLVVIAAVFIVLAGLKTATNILVPFLLSVFIAVICNPLIAKASEYKIPKALSVTLVIVLFLAIALSIAGLVGNSLNELSQQLPQYRTQLNEEFAWVTNKLAEYNIAISSAVLIEYFDPAAAMGLAADMLSGLGGVMANLFLIIITVVFMLFEASSLPKKLHYALDDPEMRLSQIDRFLQSVNHYLAIKTVVSIGTGVAVSLMLWVIGLDFFLLWGVLAFLLNYIPNIGSIIAAVPAMSLAILQLGPAAAGGIGLGYMVINTVMGNMIEPRFMGRGLGLSTLVVFLSLIFWGWLFGTVGMLLSVPLTMIIKIGLESSEEGRWFAIMLSSDDDVEKYHTAK; encoded by the coding sequence ATGGGAATAAGTGATACCTCAACAGGGATCTTAAAAGGGTTAGTGGTTATTGCGGCAGTATTTATTGTACTTGCGGGCTTAAAAACCGCCACCAATATACTCGTACCTTTTCTATTGTCAGTTTTTATAGCGGTTATCTGTAACCCACTGATTGCCAAAGCGAGTGAGTACAAGATTCCGAAAGCGCTGTCAGTCACTTTGGTTATTGTGCTGTTTCTTGCTATCGCGTTGTCAATTGCAGGACTGGTGGGTAACTCACTGAATGAATTGTCACAGCAGTTGCCACAATATCGTACTCAACTAAATGAAGAGTTCGCTTGGGTGACTAATAAGTTAGCCGAGTACAATATTGCGATATCATCCGCTGTATTAATTGAGTATTTTGATCCCGCAGCGGCAATGGGCTTAGCTGCAGATATGCTGAGCGGCCTTGGCGGTGTGATGGCGAATTTATTTTTGATCATTATTACTGTTGTGTTTATGTTGTTTGAAGCGTCCTCTTTACCGAAAAAACTACATTACGCATTGGATGACCCAGAGATGCGCTTAAGTCAGATTGATCGCTTTTTACAATCGGTCAATCATTATTTAGCGATTAAAACGGTGGTTAGTATTGGTACTGGTGTCGCAGTATCACTGATGCTGTGGGTTATCGGCTTAGACTTTTTCTTGCTGTGGGGCGTGTTAGCCTTTTTGCTAAATTACATTCCTAATATTGGTTCTATTATTGCGGCAGTCCCTGCAATGTCATTGGCGATATTGCAACTAGGGCCAGCGGCTGCCGGCGGTATTGGGCTAGGTTATATGGTTATTAATACCGTTATGGGCAATATGATTGAACCACGTTTTATGGGACGTGGACTCGGGCTTTCCACCTTAGTGGTGTTTTTGTCGTTAATTTTTTGGGGGTGGCTATTTGGTACAGTAGGCATGCTACTTTCGGTACCTTTGACCATGATTATCAAGATCGGCTTGGAAAGCTCTGAAGAAGGTCGCTGGTTCGCCATTATGCTCTCAAGTGATGACGATGTAGAGAAGTATCATACGGCTAAGTAA
- a CDS encoding sel1 repeat family protein produces MSDNFKAPSQVFRWFEKMKANYEHTVNSVLNKFEAYNEKQQERIDANHQDHLESLKHLHNEQQIQSQATIAQLQADVNYFKQQVSQQQHTIEQLNARYDAVMTTFLEQKKRDIDIKAIFDNDEEEAPIELTSPLEAQRHTNVQRPREAIQQAQPTAEFEPEQPSSATEPVKLPADITDDRADDLTNESPDDLLGNSVDGITDETNNEHQEVLSTNVPESDHTLDNLEPIELVESAEPDEALADKLYNEAMANRENQAFEQAIALFKEAAKFGCVKSRGAIGRAYFLAEGVEEDQTLGLAWLISAADLGLPQAIKRVEYFQESDPELYIEASTLIGNA; encoded by the coding sequence ATGTCTGATAACTTCAAAGCACCTAGCCAAGTGTTTCGCTGGTTCGAAAAAATGAAGGCGAATTACGAACATACCGTCAACTCGGTGTTAAATAAATTTGAAGCTTATAATGAAAAGCAACAGGAAAGAATTGATGCCAACCATCAAGATCACCTTGAGAGCTTAAAACATCTGCACAACGAGCAACAAATTCAAAGCCAAGCAACAATTGCTCAACTTCAGGCCGACGTGAATTACTTTAAGCAACAGGTTTCTCAGCAGCAACATACCATTGAGCAGCTCAATGCTAGGTACGACGCGGTAATGACAACCTTTTTAGAGCAGAAAAAGCGCGATATCGACATTAAAGCGATTTTTGACAATGACGAAGAAGAAGCGCCAATCGAGTTGACTTCTCCATTAGAAGCTCAACGTCATACAAATGTTCAGCGCCCAAGAGAAGCGATTCAACAAGCCCAACCAACAGCTGAATTTGAGCCTGAACAGCCTAGCTCGGCGACAGAGCCAGTCAAGCTACCCGCTGACATTACTGATGATAGAGCTGATGACTTAACTAATGAATCACCGGATGATTTGCTAGGTAACTCTGTCGATGGAATAACCGATGAAACAAACAATGAACATCAGGAAGTATTATCTACTAACGTACCTGAATCAGATCATACGCTTGATAACTTAGAGCCTATTGAACTTGTCGAGTCAGCAGAGCCTGATGAGGCACTTGCTGATAAGCTCTACAACGAAGCAATGGCTAACCGTGAAAACCAAGCGTTTGAACAAGCTATTGCTTTATTTAAGGAAGCCGCCAAGTTCGGTTGCGTTAAATCGCGTGGCGCCATCGGTAGAGCTTACTTCTTAGCGGAAGGCGTTGAAGAAGACCAGACGCTTGGTTTAGCTTGGCTCATCAGTGCCGCTGATCTAGGACTGCCGCAAGCAATTAAACGGGTTGAGTATTTCCAAGAATCAGATCCAGAGCTATATATTGAAGCTTCTACTTTAATTGGCAACGCCTAA
- a CDS encoding lysozyme inhibitor LprI family protein, with the protein MKKAFFAIFLAVSTGMMSVTHAKSISDCDASKAGNIDYSRCLDRVKSAVDRELQTWINNQIFILEDIAAKTGRKSALNMFKRANSDFIKYRENNCRWQYLAISPATTAGSAYKECYIRLSRSRIADLSQLNTEK; encoded by the coding sequence ATGAAGAAAGCGTTTTTTGCTATTTTTCTGGCAGTATCAACAGGGATGATGTCAGTGACGCATGCTAAGTCTATTAGTGATTGTGACGCCTCCAAGGCCGGCAATATTGATTATTCTCGATGTTTGGACAGAGTAAAATCAGCCGTTGATCGTGAACTACAGACGTGGATAAACAACCAAATATTTATCCTTGAAGACATTGCGGCGAAAACCGGACGTAAGTCTGCGCTAAACATGTTTAAACGTGCAAATAGTGATTTTATCAAGTACCGAGAAAACAATTGTCGCTGGCAATATCTGGCAATTTCCCCTGCGACAACGGCAGGTAGCGCATACAAAGAATGCTATATCCGATTAAGCCGTTCTCGCATTGCCGATCTTAGTCAATTAAATACTGAAAAATAA
- a CDS encoding STAS domain-containing protein, giving the protein MFKLPAELTIAKAEEFKQLLMEYAENHDDIVIDDTAVEKIDTIGVQLILSMVTYLTSIHKSIEWQCTASVIKESIEKLGIKDSILLQYVNA; this is encoded by the coding sequence ATGTTCAAATTACCTGCTGAATTAACCATAGCCAAAGCAGAAGAATTTAAACAACTGCTAATGGAATATGCCGAAAACCACGACGACATCGTAATTGATGACACCGCAGTGGAAAAAATTGACACCATTGGCGTTCAGCTTATTCTATCTATGGTGACCTACTTAACCTCTATTCACAAAAGCATCGAATGGCAGTGCACAGCGTCTGTCATCAAAGAAAGTATTGAAAAGCTGGGCATTAAAGACTCCATTTTACTTCAATACGTTAATGCTTAA
- a CDS encoding YciI family protein, producing the protein MYYMIYSEDVADSLPLRMPVRGAHLERLKTLHDEGRLLVAGPCPAIDSEDPGEAGFTGSLVVAKFNSLTDAQTWADADPYIEAGVYAKIVVKPYKKVLPA; encoded by the coding sequence ATGTACTATATGATCTACAGCGAAGATGTCGCTGATAGCCTACCACTTCGCATGCCAGTAAGAGGCGCTCATTTGGAGCGTTTAAAAACCTTACACGACGAAGGTCGCCTGCTGGTCGCGGGCCCTTGCCCTGCAATCGACAGTGAAGACCCTGGTGAAGCTGGTTTTACGGGCTCACTCGTTGTTGCTAAGTTCAACTCGCTAACTGACGCGCAAACATGGGCAGATGCTGACCCTTATATTGAAGCCGGTGTGTATGCCAAAATTGTTGTAAAACCCTATAAAAAAGTATTACCAGCTTAA
- a CDS encoding septation protein A encodes MQALFEYVPLILFFVVYKFYDIYAATGVLIVGALLHIMYFILTKQKVPTKNWIIFGLIAGFGGLTIFLQDDTFLKWKVTIINGFFAIALLISNYVFKKNLIKQLMAEALELPEKIWAKLNLSWAGFFAFCGALNAYVAFNFSQEVWVNFKVFGLMGLTFAFTIGTIVAVHKHLPQDDADSTAKEKE; translated from the coding sequence ATGCAAGCTTTGTTTGAATATGTTCCTTTAATTCTGTTCTTTGTTGTTTATAAGTTTTACGACATTTACGCAGCAACAGGGGTTCTTATCGTTGGTGCTTTACTGCACATTATGTATTTCATTCTGACAAAACAAAAAGTTCCAACCAAAAACTGGATTATCTTTGGCTTAATTGCCGGCTTTGGTGGATTGACTATCTTTTTACAGGATGACACTTTCCTCAAATGGAAAGTTACCATCATTAATGGTTTTTTCGCGATCGCATTGCTAATCAGCAATTATGTATTTAAGAAGAACCTAATTAAACAATTAATGGCAGAAGCGCTTGAGTTGCCTGAGAAAATTTGGGCAAAGCTGAATCTGAGCTGGGCTGGATTCTTCGCCTTTTGCGGTGCGTTAAATGCGTATGTAGCGTTTAACTTCAGCCAAGAGGTTTGGGTTAATTTCAAAGTATTTGGTTTGATGGGGCTTACCTTTGCTTTTACCATCGGCACTATTGTTGCCGTTCATAAACACCTTCCCCAAGATGACGCCGATTCAACGGCGAAAGAAAAAGAGTAA
- a CDS encoding chemotaxis protein CheW: MDIQALAKDIPVEGEYSLEGIDFITSGEQYLTFLLENEQYAVDILCVEEIRSWEKPTRIPNSPSYVKGVINMRGVIVPIIDLRLKFGIGKPEYTETTVVIVLSYESDEHSRTIGFVVDAVSDVLNAEENEIKNAPTLGGVIPHHYVDGLVNVGDGVVTLLSVEELQQIEAHSIG; this comes from the coding sequence ATGGATATTCAAGCACTCGCGAAAGACATTCCGGTTGAAGGTGAATACTCGCTTGAAGGTATAGACTTTATTACCAGTGGTGAGCAGTACCTTACGTTTCTTTTAGAAAATGAGCAATACGCCGTTGATATTTTGTGTGTTGAAGAAATCAGAAGCTGGGAAAAGCCAACGCGTATCCCTAACTCCCCAAGTTATGTCAAAGGGGTGATTAATATGCGTGGTGTTATCGTGCCTATTATCGATCTGCGTTTAAAGTTTGGTATCGGTAAGCCTGAGTACACAGAAACAACCGTTGTGATTGTGCTTAGCTATGAATCGGATGAACACAGCCGAACGATTGGCTTTGTGGTTGATGCAGTATCTGATGTATTAAATGCTGAAGAAAACGAAATTAAAAATGCGCCAACGTTGGGCGGTGTTATCCCACATCATTATGTTGATGGCTTAGTCAACGTTGGTGATGGTGTCGTGACTTTGCTGTCAGTTGAAGAGCTTCAACAAATAGAAGCTCATAGTATTGGTTAA
- a CDS encoding PQQ-dependent sugar dehydrogenase, protein MLKIAWASQSRLARLIRRKLPHRARFFSYPTKGLSTKQLLLSSASLLTSFSLLANTELNASFVNPIMPDDYKVTTIASDLKSPWSMVQLPNKTWLITERDGHIVIAKNGQQIRVKLALDGLYVAGQGGLLDVVLAPDYSVSKEVLFTYAQGKLNANRLVIAKARFDGEQFSTPTIIYQVATDKGTPQHYAGRALVLPDNTLLFSSGDGFDYREQAQVKTSQLGKVLRIKLDGSIPEDNPFSQHENNKAHAVYTLGHRNTQGLIYDYDSQQVVSHEHGPAGGDELNYLTAGENYGWPVITYGKDYSQARISPFTKYPGMKLPSVDWTPSIAPSGMAYYGSQHSSFTSLQRHALITTLVDKKLYAVNLANGDFTQTHVFPDITGRLRDVFVTSKGGIAVLADGSDAKLTLITPE, encoded by the coding sequence GTGTTAAAAATTGCATGGGCATCTCAATCTCGGCTAGCTCGACTAATTCGACGTAAACTGCCACATCGAGCGCGTTTTTTTTCTTACCCTACCAAAGGCTTAAGCACTAAACAATTACTGTTAAGCTCAGCCTCCTTGCTTACTTCATTTTCGCTACTTGCCAATACTGAACTTAACGCGTCTTTTGTAAACCCAATAATGCCTGACGACTACAAAGTCACTACCATTGCTAGCGATTTAAAATCGCCTTGGAGTATGGTTCAGTTACCCAACAAAACTTGGCTAATCACTGAGCGCGATGGTCATATTGTTATCGCCAAAAATGGGCAACAAATTAGAGTAAAATTAGCCCTCGACGGTTTGTACGTTGCAGGCCAAGGAGGCCTGCTTGATGTTGTGCTTGCACCTGATTATAGCGTATCGAAAGAAGTACTATTTACCTATGCGCAAGGTAAATTAAATGCAAACCGACTGGTTATCGCCAAAGCAAGGTTTGATGGTGAGCAATTTTCAACGCCGACAATTATTTATCAGGTAGCAACAGACAAAGGCACACCGCAACATTATGCGGGTCGAGCACTAGTATTGCCTGACAACACACTGTTATTCTCGAGCGGCGACGGTTTCGACTACCGAGAGCAAGCCCAAGTAAAAACCAGTCAACTTGGTAAAGTACTGCGTATAAAGCTTGACGGCAGTATTCCTGAAGATAATCCATTTAGCCAACACGAGAATAATAAAGCACACGCGGTGTATACCCTAGGTCATCGAAATACTCAGGGCTTGATTTATGATTACGATAGTCAGCAAGTCGTTAGTCACGAACATGGCCCAGCAGGCGGAGACGAACTCAATTATTTAACGGCTGGGGAAAATTATGGCTGGCCAGTGATAACCTATGGCAAAGACTATTCACAAGCTCGTATTTCCCCTTTTACAAAATACCCCGGCATGAAATTACCAAGTGTGGACTGGACGCCTTCCATCGCCCCTTCAGGTATGGCCTATTACGGCTCACAACATAGCAGTTTTACTTCATTGCAACGACACGCTTTGATCACCACCTTAGTCGATAAAAAACTCTATGCGGTTAATTTAGCGAATGGAGACTTTACCCAAACTCACGTATTTCCTGATATCACAGGACGATTAAGAGATGTTTTTGTCACAAGCAAGGGGGGTATCGCGGTATTGGCTGACGGTAGCGACGCTAAATTAACATTAATTACGCCTGAGTAG
- a CDS encoding chemotaxis protein CheA — MSLDLSQFIPTFLEESFEGLELMESSLLNLEHGDDETINSIFRAAHSIKGGAGTFGFGHVTDFTHLVETLLDEMRDGRREINNEEVEVLLASVDCIRLMIEAIQNDDDYDPSSIEETSERLSFLLANGEDTDGSGNNVAADEPMLLGKIWQITFIPEHHLVQTGNDPLLLFNALEDLGELIVLAKTEQLPSITEIDVEELYIHWQLTLMSDNASEADIREVFEWVEDECELDINLLSDDTPAPPSSVDEQPVNKAPNTITDDSETIEELPSHLNEADVALEQAASKALAEQEIAAENNAPAQSSSSQPTQATKPAAKTPAPKTQAKGKGDTGSIRVGVDKVDSLINLVGELVITQSMLSELGNDFDLSKVEKLTAGLEQLLQNTKELQESVMRIRMLPISFAFNRFPRLIHDLAKKTGKDIELIINGENTELDKTVMEQIGDPLVHLVRNAVDHGIEPAEKRLAAGKSAQGTIWLDAYHQGGSIVIEIKDDGGGINREAVFNKALEKGLIDVNASLTDQQVFDLIFEPGFSTAQAVSDISGRGVGMDVVKKNIQALGGRIQVDSVPGEGSTFKVYLPLTLAILDGQLVKVGDEVFVVPLITIVESLQAKADLINRVSGDMVLYRLREDNVPVIPIFELFNLPAEHQTVDNALMVVVEADGQKVGLMVDDLLAQQQVVIKSLKDNYQDVAGISGATILGDGSVAMILDIPGIISMAQKIAAEKQAERIANYSKALEGAVN; from the coding sequence ATGAGCTTAGATCTCTCGCAATTCATTCCAACTTTCTTAGAAGAAAGTTTCGAAGGGTTGGAGTTAATGGAATCAAGCCTGCTTAATCTAGAGCACGGTGATGATGAAACCATTAACTCTATTTTCCGTGCTGCCCACTCAATTAAAGGTGGCGCAGGCACATTCGGCTTTGGTCACGTAACGGATTTTACTCACTTAGTTGAAACTTTGTTGGATGAGATGCGTGATGGTCGACGCGAAATAAATAATGAAGAAGTTGAAGTACTGCTAGCGTCTGTTGACTGTATTCGACTGATGATTGAAGCGATTCAAAATGATGACGACTACGATCCTTCATCAATAGAAGAAACTTCAGAACGATTGTCATTTTTGCTCGCCAATGGCGAAGATACTGACGGAAGTGGTAACAACGTTGCTGCTGACGAGCCAATGTTACTTGGCAAAATTTGGCAGATCACCTTTATTCCGGAGCATCATTTAGTTCAGACAGGTAACGACCCATTACTACTATTTAATGCGCTAGAAGACTTAGGTGAGCTGATTGTTTTAGCAAAAACAGAACAATTACCTTCAATCACCGAAATTGATGTTGAAGAACTCTATATTCATTGGCAACTCACGTTAATGTCAGATAATGCAAGCGAAGCGGATATTCGCGAAGTATTTGAGTGGGTTGAAGATGAATGTGAGCTGGACATCAATTTACTTTCCGATGACACACCTGCACCGCCATCATCAGTTGACGAGCAGCCCGTTAATAAGGCGCCAAATACCATTACTGATGACAGTGAAACTATTGAAGAATTGCCTTCGCACCTTAATGAAGCTGATGTCGCGTTAGAGCAAGCGGCCAGCAAAGCGTTGGCTGAACAAGAGATTGCTGCTGAGAATAATGCGCCAGCGCAATCTTCATCTAGTCAGCCTACTCAAGCTACTAAACCCGCAGCTAAGACACCGGCTCCTAAAACACAAGCTAAAGGCAAGGGAGATACTGGCTCTATTCGCGTAGGGGTTGATAAGGTAGATAGCTTAATTAATCTTGTTGGTGAGCTAGTGATTACGCAAAGTATGCTGTCAGAATTAGGCAATGACTTTGATCTTTCAAAGGTAGAAAAACTAACTGCTGGGCTTGAGCAGCTGTTACAAAATACCAAAGAGTTGCAAGAAAGCGTGATGCGTATTCGTATGCTGCCAATAAGCTTCGCTTTCAATCGCTTCCCTCGTTTGATTCATGATTTAGCTAAGAAAACTGGCAAAGACATCGAGTTAATTATCAATGGTGAGAATACCGAACTCGATAAAACCGTGATGGAACAAATCGGTGATCCGCTCGTACATTTAGTGCGCAATGCTGTTGACCACGGTATTGAGCCTGCTGAAAAACGTCTGGCAGCTGGTAAATCAGCACAGGGTACAATTTGGCTAGACGCCTATCACCAAGGTGGCAGTATCGTTATCGAAATTAAAGATGACGGTGGCGGTATCAATCGTGAAGCGGTATTCAATAAGGCGCTCGAAAAAGGCTTAATTGATGTCAATGCCTCGTTAACTGACCAACAAGTCTTTGATCTTATTTTTGAGCCGGGCTTTTCAACGGCTCAAGCGGTAAGTGATATTTCTGGCCGTGGTGTTGGTATGGATGTCGTTAAGAAAAACATTCAAGCATTAGGTGGTCGTATACAAGTTGATTCGGTGCCTGGTGAGGGCAGTACGTTTAAAGTTTACTTACCGCTTACATTGGCAATTCTTGATGGTCAATTGGTTAAAGTTGGCGACGAAGTTTTCGTCGTACCGCTGATTACCATCGTCGAATCACTGCAAGCAAAAGCCGATTTAATTAACCGCGTATCTGGCGACATGGTGCTTTATCGCTTGCGTGAAGATAATGTCCCTGTGATTCCAATTTTTGAGTTGTTTAATTTACCAGCCGAACATCAAACCGTGGACAACGCCTTGATGGTGGTGGTAGAAGCCGATGGTCAAAAAGTTGGTCTAATGGTTGATGATTTGTTAGCACAACAGCAAGTAGTGATAAAAAGCCTTAAAGATAACTACCAAGATGTGGCAGGTATTTCTGGGGCGACAATTTTAGGCGACGGCTCCGTTGCTATGATTTTAGACATCCCAGGCATTATCTCAATGGCACAAAAGATCGCTGCTGAAAAGCAAGCAGAGCGAATCGCTAACTATTCAAAAGCGCTTGAAGGAGCAGTGAATTAA